The Mesorhizobium sp. AR10 genome includes the window CGGCAGGATGTCGTCGATCGACCAGGCCTCGCCGAGATGCCTTTCGACCACCGGCAGTGCCCAGCGCCAGAAGGCCGGGTTGCGGCCGAGTTGCTTTTCTACGAACAGGCTCTGGCTTTCATGCACCGCCATGCCGCGCGCCTTGCCCAGCGGCCAATGCGCCCAAGCCTCCGGCAGGTTCTGCTCGTATAGCGCATGGCCGGTCTCGTGCAGCACGCCCATCAACGCCGACAGGAAATCCGTGGTCTTGTAGCGGGTGGTGATGCGCACGTCGCTTGGCACGCCGCCGCAGAAGGGATGATGCGACACCGACAGCGAGCCATGGGTGAGGTCGAAGCCGACCGCTGCCATCATGGCGAGGCCAAGCTCGCGCTGTTTGTCGATCGCATAGCGGCCCGAAAGCGGTTTTAGCGGGCGCTTGCCGAGCCGCGCCTCCTGCACGGCCAGCGCTTCCGGCACAAAACCTCTGAGGAAAGTCTTCAGCTCAACAAATACCGGCGTGATGTCGGCTGTGCGGTTGCCGGGATCATATTGCTCCATCAGCGCGTCGTAGGGGTCGAGGCCGAGTACGTCGGCGCGGAGTGCCGCTTCCTCGCGCACCAGCGCTACCACGCCTTCAAGCGCCGGCAGGAAACCCGCCCAGTCGTTCTTTGCGCGCAGATCGCGCCAGAGCTGTTCGGAGCGCATGCGCGCCGTCGTCTGCCGCTCGACGAACTCAACCGGCAGGCAGGTCATGTTGGTGTATTGGCGGCGGAATTCCCTGACGGCTGCCTGTTGCTCCTCGTTCAGCGTTTCCTGCTCGGCCGCCGCGATCCAATCGGCAATCTCCGGCGCCGTCGCCCGGGCGTGATGCATGCCGGCAAGAGCCGACATCGCTTCGGCGCGCTTCTCGCCGCCGCCCACAGCCATATGGGTCGCCTCGTCGGCGCCAAGGATGGCGAGCGCATGCTCCAGCGCTTCGAGCTTGTGGCCGAGGTCATCGAGTTTTTGAAAGGACATGACGGGTTCCGAATCGGACGGCGGGAAAAGATACCAATGCGCAAGCATTGGCAACCCTGAAGCCCATGTCTGCCGTTGGTTTGGTGCGATGCACCTTGCGGAGGTGACGGCGGGCGTGGAATGCTGGCCGGCGGCAAAGGACCGCGATGCAGGGGAGACAAGATGGTCGGCAACATTCTGGTCGGGCTGGTGGCCCTGATCCACCTTTACATCGTCTATCTCGAAATGGTGCTGTGGGATACGCCGCGCGGCCACAAGGCATTCAGCCTGACGCCGGAATTCGCCAGCGCGTCGAAAGTGCTTGCCGCCAATCAGGGGCTTTACAACGGCTTTCTCGCCGCCGGCCTGATCTGGGGCCTTTATCTCGGCGAGGCCGGCTTCCAGATCAAAGTCTTCTTTCTGCTTTGCGTCGCCATTGCAGGCCTCTACGGCGCGGCGACGGTCGGCAGGAAGATCCTGTTCATCCAGACCGTGCCGTCCGTCCTGGCGCTGATCGTGCTCTGGCTTGGCTGGTGAAAAAGACGCCCTGGGGGACGGAGTTCCCTTGGGCGCCAGGTGCTCAGTCCCTTCCTCTGGTCAGGTGATCAGCCGTTCGGATAGTGCCCGCCGTCGGCGCCGTCGCCCATCAAGAAGCTGGTGCCGGTGTCAACCCGGAGCGCCTGGTCGACATTGTCGAGCCGTCGCATCAAATCGTGATACTGCGTTGCGGGTATCCTGCCATGATCCGCGGCGGCCGTTTTTGTCGCTGCCTTGCTGATATGGGCGGCGCGCATGTGCAGCCTTTGCGCCTCGGCCGGCGTAATCGTTTTCTCCTGCCTTGCGTCGGTGATGCCTTCGTCGACACCCTTCACCTGTTCGATCAGGCTGGTGACGCGCGGACCCGTGAAGTCGGTCGGCGCAGACTCATCAAGGGCGCCCTTGTGGTGTCCGGCGGCGCAGGCGCCGGCGAGCGGAACGGCGATGAGCAGTGCGGTGAGGCTTGCAGTCCTGAGAGTGTTCAAAGAGCGCATGGTTGCGTCCTCCTCTTATTGGGGAAGGCGGCGACTATCTCGTCGGTCTTCCGGCCACGGGCCGTCCGGTTCCGTCGCGTCGCGATGATGGGAGACATCGCCGGCGGTTCTCGGCCCATGGCGGACGCTAGGAGCGTGCCGTGGCGAAGTGTAATTAAAAAAAGATAATCTTTTCAGGCCTTGTCGACCTCATATTCGTGCCCTAGCGCC containing:
- a CDS encoding carboxypeptidase M32 gives rise to the protein MSFQKLDDLGHKLEALEHALAILGADEATHMAVGGGEKRAEAMSALAGMHHARATAPEIADWIAAAEQETLNEEQQAAVREFRRQYTNMTCLPVEFVERQTTARMRSEQLWRDLRAKNDWAGFLPALEGVVALVREEAALRADVLGLDPYDALMEQYDPGNRTADITPVFVELKTFLRGFVPEALAVQEARLGKRPLKPLSGRYAIDKQRELGLAMMAAVGFDLTHGSLSVSHHPFCGGVPSDVRITTRYKTTDFLSALMGVLHETGHALYEQNLPEAWAHWPLGKARGMAVHESQSLFVEKQLGRNPAFWRWALPVVERHLGEAWSIDDILPHVHRVERGLIRIDADEVTYPLHVILRYELEQELVSGRLEVADLPEAWDAKMREYLGLSTIDNPADGPMQDGHWPGAAFGYFPSYALGAMMAAQQWSALMREYPSAEGDLARGDFAAINDWRRERVWSQGSRWSTPDLLERATGEKLNATYFVNHLKQRYGG
- a CDS encoding DUF1304 domain-containing protein, with protein sequence MVGNILVGLVALIHLYIVYLEMVLWDTPRGHKAFSLTPEFASASKVLAANQGLYNGFLAAGLIWGLYLGEAGFQIKVFFLLCVAIAGLYGAATVGRKILFIQTVPSVLALIVLWLGW